One genomic region from Nostoc sphaeroides encodes:
- the pstB gene encoding phosphate ABC transporter ATP-binding protein PstB yields the protein MISSSKTVTSESILQAEQLSVFYGSFKAVRDVNLNIGKNKITAFIGPSGCGKSTVLRCFNRLNDLIPGAHIEGRITFGETDIYDKRIDTVELRRRVGMVFQKPNPFPKSIYENIAFGARINGYKGDMDELVERSLRQAALWDEVKHKLKQSGLSISGGQQQRLCIARALAIQPEVLLMDEPCSALDPISTLRVEELLQELKSQYTIIIVTHNMQQAARVSDMTAFFNAQATETGSKMGYLVEYNLTENIFNNPQQEDTRDYVSGKFG from the coding sequence ATGATATCAAGCTCAAAAACCGTTACTTCCGAGAGTATTTTACAAGCCGAGCAATTATCTGTTTTCTATGGTAGTTTCAAAGCAGTCCGTGATGTTAACCTAAACATTGGCAAAAACAAAATTACAGCTTTTATTGGCCCTTCTGGATGTGGTAAAAGTACTGTACTAAGATGTTTTAACCGTTTGAATGACTTAATTCCTGGCGCACATATTGAAGGAAGAATTACCTTCGGTGAAACAGATATTTATGACAAAAGAATTGACACAGTAGAATTACGCCGTCGGGTTGGTATGGTTTTTCAGAAACCTAACCCCTTTCCCAAGTCAATCTATGAAAATATCGCCTTTGGAGCCAGGATTAATGGTTATAAAGGTGATATGGATGAATTGGTAGAACGGAGTTTGCGGCAAGCTGCTTTATGGGATGAAGTTAAGCATAAACTAAAGCAGAGTGGTCTATCTATATCTGGTGGTCAACAACAGCGCTTATGTATTGCTCGCGCTCTCGCAATTCAGCCAGAAGTTTTGTTAATGGATGAACCCTGCTCCGCTCTTGATCCAATTTCAACTTTGCGGGTTGAAGAATTACTTCAAGAACTGAAGTCGCAATATACCATTATTATTGTTACCCACAATATGCAACAAGCAGCGCGGGTATCAGATATGACAGCTTTTTTTAATGCACAGGCAACAGAAACGGGCAGCAAAATGGGATATCTGGTTGAATACAACTTGACAGAGAATATTTTCAATAATCCTCAACAGGAAGATACCCGAGATTACGTCAGCGGCAAATTTGGATAA
- the pstA gene encoding phosphate ABC transporter permease PstA has product MTKSNTQSTNLSDSGANPNFDLSINKRYNLDKVFAIATWVATSFALLVLAILLIDVLTDGLGRLNWSFLTSFSSRRASSAGVLAPLVGSIWLLVITASISFPLGVGAGIFLEEYAQDNWFTRLIEINIANLAAVPSIIYGLLGLQVFVRVMEPITRGRSVLAGALTLSLLILPIIIITTRESLRAVPDSLRQAGFALGANRWQIIREQIFPIALPGILTGTILSLSRAIGETAPLIVVGAVGFITFLPQLSFQGLQSSFTALPIQIFDWVSRPQVEFHQNAAAGIVVLMIVLMLMNSTAIFLRNKFQQPR; this is encoded by the coding sequence ATGACAAAGAGCAATACTCAGTCTACAAATCTGTCTGACTCTGGGGCAAATCCGAACTTTGACCTATCGATCAATAAACGCTACAACCTCGACAAAGTTTTTGCGATCGCAACTTGGGTTGCGACTTCCTTTGCATTATTAGTGTTAGCTATTTTGCTCATAGATGTCTTAACTGATGGTCTTGGCCGCTTGAATTGGTCTTTTCTTACCAGTTTTTCCTCTCGTCGTGCCTCTTCTGCTGGGGTATTGGCTCCTTTGGTTGGTAGTATTTGGCTGTTGGTAATAACTGCCTCAATTTCCTTTCCTTTAGGAGTAGGCGCAGGGATTTTCTTGGAAGAGTATGCTCAGGACAACTGGTTTACTCGGTTAATTGAAATCAATATTGCAAATTTAGCCGCAGTGCCATCGATTATTTATGGCTTGCTAGGCTTGCAAGTTTTTGTGCGGGTGATGGAACCAATCACCAGGGGACGCAGTGTGCTGGCTGGTGCTTTAACATTAAGTTTGTTGATTCTACCAATTATCATCATTACCACTCGTGAATCACTGCGTGCCGTTCCTGATAGTCTGCGACAAGCAGGTTTTGCCCTTGGTGCTAATAGGTGGCAAATCATTCGAGAACAAATTTTTCCTATTGCTTTGCCAGGTATCCTGACCGGTACAATTCTGTCACTTTCACGAGCGATTGGTGAGACGGCTCCGTTGATTGTAGTTGGGGCTGTTGGGTTTATTACTTTCTTACCTCAGCTTTCTTTCCAAGGTTTGCAAAGTTCTTTTACAGCACTGCCAATTCAAATTTTTGATTGGGTTTCTCGCCCTCAAGTAGAGTTTCACCAGAATGCTGCTGCTGGTATTGTTGTTTTGATGATAGTGCTGATGCTAATGAATTCAACAGCAATATTTTTACGCAATAAGTTCCAGCAGCCACGCTAA
- the pstC gene encoding phosphate ABC transporter permease subunit PstC — protein sequence MTSNPLSNKPSNSKLWQPNRALSKSVETGVKALFALFAFVSVVTTIGIVLTLIFETVEFFQEVPLWRFLTDTQWTPLFTNQQFGIMVLISATLLTSVIAIAVALPLGLLAAICLSEYAPAELRKWLKPALEVLAGVPTVVFGYFALFTVTPFLQSFIPGMQGFNALSAGLVLGVSIIPLVASLSEDALYSVPRSLREGAYALGSTKRETIISVVLPAALSGIVASFILAISRAIGETMILTIAAGQNPQLGFNPLVPIQTMTAYIVQVSKGDTPAGSLAYKTIFAVGMTLFLITLTLNVFSYWFVRRFREKYE from the coding sequence ATGACTTCCAACCCGTTATCTAATAAACCAAGTAATTCCAAGTTATGGCAGCCCAATCGGGCTTTGAGTAAGTCGGTGGAAACTGGTGTCAAAGCCTTATTCGCATTGTTTGCCTTTGTCTCGGTTGTAACCACGATTGGCATTGTCTTAACACTGATTTTTGAGACTGTTGAATTTTTTCAAGAAGTCCCGCTCTGGCGATTTTTAACAGACACACAATGGACACCACTGTTTACTAATCAGCAGTTCGGAATCATGGTGCTAATTAGCGCCACATTGCTCACATCTGTAATTGCGATCGCAGTAGCATTGCCACTAGGTTTGTTAGCTGCTATCTGCTTAAGTGAATATGCTCCAGCTGAACTTCGCAAATGGTTAAAGCCAGCCCTGGAAGTATTGGCAGGAGTACCTACCGTTGTATTTGGTTACTTTGCACTGTTCACAGTTACACCATTCTTGCAATCATTCATCCCTGGTATGCAGGGATTCAATGCTTTGAGTGCGGGTTTAGTACTGGGAGTTTCGATTATTCCTTTGGTAGCTTCTTTGAGTGAAGATGCTCTCTATTCCGTTCCGCGTAGTTTGCGGGAAGGTGCTTATGCATTGGGATCAACCAAGCGGGAAACAATTATTTCAGTGGTATTGCCAGCGGCACTTTCTGGGATAGTAGCTTCTTTTATCTTGGCTATTTCTCGCGCCATTGGCGAAACAATGATTCTCACGATCGCGGCTGGTCAAAATCCTCAGTTGGGCTTCAATCCGCTAGTGCCAATTCAGACAATGACAGCATACATTGTCCAAGTAAGTAAAGGAGACACACCAGCAGGCTCACTGGCCTATAAAACTATTTTTGCGGTGGGTATGACTTTATTTCTCATCACCCTAACCCTGAATGTTTTTAGTTACTGGTTTGTTCGCCGCTTCCGGGAGAAATACGAATGA